A genomic stretch from Candidatus Nitrotoga arctica includes:
- a CDS encoding formylglycine-generating enzyme family protein, protein MEEQKPQETERSREAILLLKTDMNCRLMVNNDNHGALQKNTPLSIALPLGSHLINVVTQDGLLEKEWTQDLNNEEQVVYLIQLAEEYAQLQTKREKEVGKPLGIECWSVDQIQQEQMAAATEVGLAKVFRDGPDAPEMVVIPAGSYRRGEAFNKYKVTITRPFAIGKYPVTVAEWKCYVEKGEISYSPSNNDWEGDNLPVTNVSWFDAQNYASWLSTQTGKTYRLLSEAEWEYACRAGSVTEYYWGDEIGDNNCNCQDSGSEWSRKRASPVGSFPPNIFGLHDMLGNIWEWLEDIWHDNYEGAPTDGKPWSSGGNQLGRVMRGGSWSSFPRYARCAHRHGSVPTIRNFNFGLRLARTLP, encoded by the coding sequence ATGGAAGAACAAAAACCACAGGAAACTGAGCGCAGTCGTGAAGCTATCTTGCTACTCAAGACCGACATGAACTGCCGCCTCATGGTGAATAACGATAACCATGGTGCACTGCAGAAAAATACTCCTCTCAGCATCGCGCTACCCTTGGGTAGTCATCTTATCAACGTCGTCACGCAAGATGGTCTGCTGGAAAAGGAATGGACGCAGGATTTAAATAACGAAGAACAGGTTGTCTACTTGATTCAACTGGCGGAAGAATATGCCCAGCTACAAACAAAACGTGAAAAAGAAGTGGGCAAGCCGCTGGGCATAGAATGTTGGTCGGTGGATCAGATACAACAGGAGCAAATGGCGGCGGCAACAGAAGTTGGACTTGCCAAAGTATTCCGTGATGGGCCGGATGCTCCCGAAATGGTGGTGATACCGGCAGGTAGCTATCGCAGGGGGGAGGCATTTAACAAATACAAAGTTACCATTACTCGCCCTTTTGCAATAGGTAAATATCCGGTTACGGTAGCGGAATGGAAGTGTTATGTCGAAAAGGGCGAAATATCCTATTCCCCCTCAAATAACGATTGGGAAGGCGATAACTTGCCGGTGACCAATGTTAGTTGGTTTGACGCACAAAACTACGCAAGCTGGCTATCAACCCAGACGGGCAAGACCTATCGCTTATTGTCTGAAGCGGAATGGGAATACGCCTGCCGTGCTGGATCGGTGACCGAGTATTATTGGGGCGATGAAATTGGCGATAACAACTGCAACTGTCAAGACAGTGGCAGTGAATGGAGTCGTAAACGTGCCTCACCAGTGGGTAGCTTTCCTCCCAACATTTTTGGGCTGCATGACATGCTGGGGAACATATGGGAATGGCTAGAGGACATATGGCATGATAATTACGAAGGAGCTCCGACCGATGGGAAACCTTGGTCGTCTGGAGGTAACCAACTGGGTCGCGTGATGCGCGGCGGTTCTTGGAGTAGCTTTCCGAGGTACGCGCGCTGCGCTCATCGTCATGGGAGTGTGCCGACAATAAGGAATTTTAATTTCGGCCTTCGTCTCGCCAGGACGTTGCCGTAA